In Calditerricola satsumensis, the genomic stretch GCAAAATGGAGCGCACCAAGGTCCGCCAGGTTGAGGGGAGGGGTCTTGAGCGCCCAGCGGTCCGGATAGGTGAGCGCGTATTGGATCGGAATGCGCATGTCCGGCGTGCCCAGCTGGGCGATGACCGATCCGTCTATCCATTCTACCATAGAATGGATGACGCTTTCACGGTGGAGCAGCACGTCGATGTGCGCGTAATCGACGCCAAACAGCCAGTGCGCCTCGATCACCTCGAGGCCCTTGTTCATCATCGTGGCCGAATCGACGGTCACTTTGGCGCCCATTTGCCAGTTGGGGTGCGCCAGCACGTCGGCCACCGTCACGTCGGCCAGCTCCTCCCGGCTGCGGTCGCGCAAGGCCCCGCCCGAGGCGGTCAGGATCAAGCGGCGCAGCCGCTTTCGGTTTTCGCCCTGCAAGCATTGAAAGATGGCCGAGTGTTCGCTGTCAACGGGCAGGATGGCCACGCCGCGGGCCTTGGCCGCGCGCATGACGAGTTCCCCGGCCATGACGAGGGTTTCCTTGTTGGCCAGGGCGATGGTCTTCCCCGCTTCAATGGCCGCCAACGTCGGCAGGAGGCCCGCCGCGCCGACGACGGCCGACACGACCACGTCCACCTCGGGATGGGTGGCCGCCGCGATCAGCCCCTCCTCCCCGTGGACCACGCGAATGGACGGGGGCAGCTCCCGGCGCAGCGCCTCGGCCGCCTCCCGGTCGGCGACCGCCACCAGGTCGGGCCGGTAGCGCAGCGCCTGCTCGGTTAAGCGCGCGACGTTGCGCCCGGCCGCCAGCGCCGCGACGCGAAGGCGCCCGGCGTGCTGGTCGACCACGTCGAGGGTTTGGCGGCCGATCGACCCGGTCGACCCCAAAACGGCAATGGTCTTCACACCCGTCACCTCAACCTCTCGTCTCCAACGCCGCATGCGGACATGTCGCGCTTCTTAGCGCAACCCGGCCGTAAGCAGCTCGACGACGGGAAAGACGAGCAGCAGGCTGTCAAAGCGATCAAGCACGCCGC encodes the following:
- a CDS encoding 1-deoxy-D-xylulose-5-phosphate reductoisomerase; amino-acid sequence: MKTIAVLGSTGSIGRQTLDVVDQHAGRLRVAALAAGRNVARLTEQALRYRPDLVAVADREAAEALRRELPPSIRVVHGEEGLIAAATHPEVDVVVSAVVGAAGLLPTLAAIEAGKTIALANKETLVMAGELVMRAAKARGVAILPVDSEHSAIFQCLQGENRKRLRRLILTASGGALRDRSREELADVTVADVLAHPNWQMGAKVTVDSATMMNKGLEVIEAHWLFGVDYAHIDVLLHRESVIHSMVEWIDGSVIAQLGTPDMRIPIQYALTYPDRWALKTPPLNLADLGALHFAPASFERYPLLALAYECGRRGGTAPAVLNAANEVAVEAFLQGRIPFLAIERIVADVCARHDPIAGPSLSDILEADRWAREAARTAVAAIP